From a region of the Sminthopsis crassicaudata isolate SCR6 chromosome 6, ASM4859323v1, whole genome shotgun sequence genome:
- the LOC141547379 gene encoding vomeronasal type-1 receptor 3-like, with the protein MLTLDEILGIVYLQLTGIGFLGNLTLLILNSFNFLTAHTVRPKNVIIIQLAFSNAMVLLFMGIPTITRLWKVKCVLDRTGIKIITYMQTLTRGLSLNITCLLSVYQAITISPNNSLWAQVKIKAQKCIIRFTVLCWIFHLLFHMLLFLRHDSPKNSTVSKDGCSTGYRALDVYNNNHIKFEIIPWVRDTFFAGLMTASSVHMVLILYRHKRNVNHIHKKSSSTKVSPETRATQAILLLVTTFFFFNIFSPICIFCMLYFKSINLWMIHTSALLSLCYPTISPFILVSINKQVPYICACK; encoded by the coding sequence ATGCTGACCTTGGATGAAATTCTGGGGATTGTATACCTGCAACTAACTGGAATTGGATTCCTGGGGAACTTAACTCTCCTCATCCTAAACAGCTTTAATTTCCTGACTGCTCATACAGTAAGACCCAAAAATGTAATTATCATCCAGTTAGCCTTCTCCAATGCCATGGTACTTCTCTTTATGGGAATACCTACCATAACAAGGCTTTGGAAGGTAAAATGTGTCCTGGACAGGACTGGGATTAAAATCATTACATATATGCAGACACTAACCCGGGGTCTCTCCCTAAACATCACCTGCCTCTTGAGTGTCTACCAGGCCATTACTATTAGTCCCAACAACTCCTTATGGGCACAGGTGAAAATTAAAGCACAAAAGTGCATCATTAGATTCACTGTTCTATGCTGGATCTTCCATCTACTATTCCATATGCTTCTATTTCTACGTCATGATAGTCCAAAGAACAGCACAGTCAGTAAAGATGGATGCAGCACTGGGTATAGAGCTCTAGACgtgtataataataatcatataaaatttgaaatcatACCATGGGTTCGTGATACTTTCTTTGCAGGTCTCATGACTGCTTCTAGTGTCCATATGGTCTTAATCCTGTACAGACACAAGAGAAATGTCAATCATATACATAAAAAGAGCAGCTCCACAAAAGTATCCCCTGAAACGAGGGCAACCCAAGCTATCCTGCTTCTAGTcaccaccttttttttctttaatatattcagTCCTATTTGTATATTCTGTATGTTGTATTTTAAATCCATAAACTTGTGGATGATACATACTTCagcccttctctctctttgttatCCAACAATCAGCCCATTTATTCTGGTCAGCATCAATAAGCAAGTCCCCTATATCTGTGCTTGTAAATAG
- the LOC141547380 gene encoding vomeronasal type-1 receptor 3-like — MLTLDEILGIVYLQLTGIGFLGNLTLLILNSFTFLTAHTVRPKNVIIIQLAFSNAMVLLFRGIPTITRLWKVKCVLDRTGIKIITYMQTLTRSLSLNSTCLLSVFQDITISNNNSIWAQLKFKATKGIIRCIVLCWIFNLISNMLIFLRHDGPKNSTLRKDGCSTGYRALDVHNNNHIKFEIIACVHDTFFAGLMTASSVHMVLILYKHKTNVNYLHSTSPSTKISPETRATQAILLLVITFFFFNTFSPICIFCMLYFKSINTWMIHTSALLSLCYPTVSPFILISINKQVPNSCAC, encoded by the coding sequence ATGCTGACCTTGGATGAAATTCTGGGGATAGTATACCTGCAACTAACTGGAATTGGATTTCTGGGGAATTTAACTCTCCTCATCCTAAACAGCTTTACTTTCCTGACTGCTCATACAGTAAGACCTAAAAATGTAATTATCATCCAGTTAGCCTTTTCCAATGCCATGGTACTTCTCTTTAGAGGAATACCTACCATAACAAGGCTTTGGAAGGTAAAATGTGTCCTGGACAGGACTGGGATTAAAATCATTACATATATGCAGACACTAACCCGGAGCCTCTCCTTAAACAGCACTTGCCTCTTGAGTGTCTTCCAGGACATTACTATTAGTAACAACAACTCCATTTGGGCACAGCTGAAATTTAAAGCAACAAAGGGCATTATTAGATGCATTGTTCTATGCTGGATCTTCAATCTAATATCAAATATGCTTATATTTCTACGCCATGATGGTCCAAAGAACAGCACACTCAGAAAAGATGGATGCAGCACTGGGTATAGAGCTCTAGATGtacataataataatcatataaaatttgaaattatagCATGTGTTCATGATACTTTCTTTGCAGGTCTCATGACTGCTTCTAGTGTCCATATGGTCTTAATTCTATACAAACACAagacaaatgtcaattatttacatAGCACTAGCCCCTCCACAAAAATATCCCCTGAAACGAGGGCAACCCAAGCAATCCTGCTTCTAGttatcaccttttttttctttaatacatTCAGTCCCATTTGTATTTTCTGTATGTTGTATTTTAAATCCATAAACACTTGGATGATACATACTTCAGCGCTTCTCTCTCTTTGTTATCCAACAGTCAGCCCATTTATTCTCATCAGCATTAATAAGCAGGTCCCCAATTCTTGTGCTTGCTAA